In Scatophagus argus isolate fScaArg1 chromosome 5, fScaArg1.pri, whole genome shotgun sequence, a genomic segment contains:
- the LOC124058976 gene encoding extracellular calcium-sensing receptor-like, with product MHKTGDLVLGGLFLIHFFTVFPDMSFTSEPQQPTCHGFDLIGFRRAQTMAFAIDEINRNSNLLPNVTLGYSLYDNCANLEIGFRAALSLVSGQEEQFILDETCVGTPPVVGIVGDASSTRSIAISSVLGLYRVPMVSYFATCSCLSDRQKFPSFFRTIPSDAFQVRAMIQILNHFGWTWVGLLISDDDYGLHAARSFQSDLVQSGRGCLAYVEVLPWDNDQDELRRIVDVMKKSTARVVILFANEGHMSNLMEEVARQNVTGLQWMASEAWTAATALHTPHLTPYLAGTLGIAIRRGEIPGLREFLLQTRPDLHNNNSYGNSMINQFWEYTFQCRFAPPPADWVDAGEALCTGQEDLESVETELMDVSDLSSEYNVYKAVYALAYALDDMLRCVPGRGPFRGHSCGSLKGLEPWQLVYYLDKVNFTTSFGDQVTFDENGDALPIYDIMNWLWLPDGTTKLQNVGEVKKSAFKGEELTIDAHKIFWNFESKKPPRSVCSESCPPGTRMARKKGEPVCCFDCIPCSEGKISNETDSLECTSCPEDFWSSPQHDHCVPKETEFLSYHEPLGIGLTAATLLGTCMCAVVLGIFICHRRTPIVRANNSELSFQLLLSLKLCFLCSLLFIGRPRLWTCQLRHAAFGISFVLCISCILVKTVVVLAVFKASKPGGGASLKWFGAMQQRGTVMVLTSIQAAICTAWITSASPVPHENTQYNNDKIVYECVVGSTVGFAVLLGYIGLLAILSFLIAFIARKLPDSFNEAKLITFSMLIFCAVWVAFVPAYVSSPGKYADAVEVFAILASSFGLLVALFGPKCYIILLRPERNTKKAIMGRGIKT from the exons ATGCATAAGACTGGAGATTTGGTTCTAGGTGGGCTGTTCCTGATCCActtctttactgtttttcctGACATGTCTTTTACATCAGAACCACAACAGCCCACCTGTCATGG tTTTGATCTTATAGGATTTAGACGGGCACAGACCATGGCCTTTGCTATCGATGAGATCAACAGAAACTCCAACCTGCTACCTAATGTGACTCTGGGATACAGTCTTTATGATAATTGTGCTAATCTAGAGATTGGATTTCGTGCAGCATTGTCCTTAGTCAGTGGACAAGAGGAGCAGTTTATCTTAGATGAGACTTGTGTTGGAACCCCTCCAGTAGTGGGGATTGTGGGTGATGCTTCTTCTACTCGTTCTATTGCCATCTCCAGTGTCTTAGGCTTGTACAGAGTACCTATG GTGAGTTATTTTGCCACATGTTCCTGTTTGAGTGACCGGCAAAAGTTTCCATCCTTCTTCAGGACAATACCAAGTGATGCTTTCCAG GTGCGTGCGATGATTCAGATTCTAAAccactttggctggacttgggtTGGCCTGttgatcagtgatgatgactaTGGACTTCATGCTGCCCGATCCTTCCAATCTGACCTGGTTCAGTCTGGTAGAGGTTGTCTGGCCTATGTGGAGGTTTTACCTTGGGACAATGACCAAGATGAATTAAGAAGGATTGTGGATGTAATGAAGAAATCGACAGCTCGTGTGgtcattttgtttgcaaatgaggGTCACATGAGTAACCTCATGGAAGAG GTGGCGAGGCAGAATGTGACAGGCCTGCAGTGGATGGCCAGTGAAGCTTGGACAGCAGCTACTGCGCTCCACACTCCTCACCTCACGCCATACCTGGCTGGCACACTGGGTATCGCCATCCGCCGAGGAGAAATCCCAGGCCTCAGAGAATTCCTCTTACAAACACGTCCTGAcctacacaacaacaacagctatgGAAACAGCATG ATCAACCAGTTTTGGGAATACACATTTCAATGTAGATTTGCACCACCTCCAGCAGACTGGGTAGATGCTGGGGAAGCATTATGCACTGGACAAGAAGATCTGGAAAGTGTGGAGACTGAGCTCATGGATGTTTCAGACCTCAGTTCAGAGTACAATGTGTACAAGGCTGTGTATGCACTGGCATATGCTCTCGATGACATGCTGCGCTGTGTGCCAGGCAGAGGGCCTTTCAGAGGACACAGCTGTGGCAGTTTGAAAGGACTGGAGCCATGGCAG CTGGTGTATTATTTAGATAAGGTCAACTTCACCACATCATTTGGTGATCAAGTGACATTTGATGAGAATGGTGATGCCTTACCAATATATGATATCATGAACTGGCTGTGGCTCCCTGATGGAACCACTAAACTTCAGAATGTGGGTGAGGTTAAGAAGTCAGCCTTCAAAGGTGAAGAACTCACAATTGATGCACACAAAATCTTCTGGAACTTTGAATCAAAAAAG CCACCCcggtcagtgtgcagtgagagctgtcctccaggtaCCCGCATGGCCAGAAAGAAAGGGGaacctgtgtgctgctttgactgcatcccTTGTTCTGAGGGAAAGATCAGCAATGAGACTG ACTCATTGGAGTGCACCAGTTGTCCAGAGGACTTCTGGTCCAGCCCCCAGCATGATCACTGTGTTCCCAAGGAAACAGAGTTCCTCTCCTACCATGAACCTCTGGGTATTGGCCTGACAGCTGCTACATTACTGGGCACctgtatgtgtgctgttgtcCTCGGCATCTTCATCTGTCATCGCAGAACACCTATAGTACGCGCCAACAATTCAGAACTGAGTTTTCAGTTATTGCTGTCACTTAagttatgtttcctgtgttcactgctgtttattgGTCGTCCCAGACTGTGGACATGCCAGCTGAGACACgcagcatttgggatcagtTTTGTGCTTTGCATCTCATGTATCCTGGTGAAAACCGTGGTGGTTCTGGCTGTGTTCAAGGCTTCCAagccaggaggtggagccagtcTGAAATGGTTTGGTGctatgcagcagagagggacagtcaTGGTTCTCACTTCTATTCAGGCAGCAATCTGCACTGCTTGGATTACATCTGCCTCCCCAGTTCCCCATGAAAACACTCAAtacaacaatgacaaaatagTATATGAGTGTGTAGTTGGGTCCACAGttggttttgcagttttattggGTTATATTGGTTTACTAGCTATCCTCAGTTTTCTGATTGCATTTATAGCAAGAAAACTCCCAGATAGTTTCAATGAGGCcaaactcatcactttcagcatgctgatcttctgtgctgtgtgggtggcctTTGTCCCTGCTTATGTCAGCTCACCGGGCAaatatgcagatgcagtggaggtatttgccatcctggcctccagttttggccTCTTGGTAGCACTGTTTGGacccaaatgttacataatcctgctgagaccagagaggaacacaaagaaagctaTCATGGGTCGAGGTATAAAGACATAA